From Solibaculum mannosilyticum:
GAGACCGCTCATACCGCACATGATGAGGATATGTTCCTGTTTTTCACTGAGCCTTAGACAACGTCCTAAACCGCTGCCCAAACTGCCGCCGATCTGAAGGGCGGCGCCTTCTCGGCCAGAAGACCCTCCGCATAAATGGGTCAGCACAGTACCTATAAAAATCAGTCCAGCCAGACGCAGGGGAGGACGTTTGTTTTCACGGATACTTTCCAGGATTAAATTGGTACCTCGATCGTTGTCCAGTCCGGCAATGTGATAGAGCCATGCGATGACGATGCCGGCGACAGGAAGCAGGTATAGGAGCCACGGAAGCTGAAGACGGATATCGGTGGCTTTATCCACTGCATAGTGAAATAAGGTCCCCACGAGACCGCATACGATACCTGCTCCGCCCGCAATAACTGCCGACTTTAGCAGCATGAAAACGTAAGGTTTACAAGCGTTAAAACGTCCGTGGAAAAATGAACGGAATTTTTCCGCAGTCCAAAGCTCACCCATGCCCTGATCTCCTTTTGCACCCTTCTGGGATAGTACATTCACAACTAATCTTTATTGTACCATAATCCGATATTTCGTGACAAAATGGAATCCGCCAAACTTTTTCTCTTGTGTCCCTGTGATTTCGTCGGAAATGGTAAGAATCCTTCGTTTCCATCAACAAACCCGCCAACAAAAATGGCTTTTGTTGACGGGTTACTATACAGGGTATTTTGTAAAAATTCGGGAGTTAATATCCCATCCGCTTTTGCTGACGGATATCCCGTCCCATGAACACCAATCGATCATATCCGCCGATGATGCGGGAGGTGATACGCTGGGTGTATTTGTCGTTTAACTCCTGCATTGTGAGATTGGTATTAATGATGGTGGGCTTTGCCGACAGCAGACGGGAATTGATGAGATTATAAATCGACGCGGTGACAAATTGGGTGGTGAATTCCGTCCCCAAATCATCCAAAATCAGAAGATCGCATTCCATTAGACTGCGGGCGCTGTCGTCGTTTGAACCGCGCCCGAACTTTTCCTGCTCCAGCTTGGACATAAGATTCTGCACCGATCCATACACCACACCGAAGCCGCGGTCTATGGCCGCTCTGGCGATGGAAAGCGATAGATGAGTTTTACCCAGACCAGTGGGACCCTGCATCAAGATACTGGAGGAATGAAGGGAAAACGTATCGGCGTAATGCTGACAGTAGTCCAGGATGGTTTCCATCTGCTGGCGGGGCGAAACACCGCCGTGTTCCAGCGGGGCAAGATCGTAGTATTCCAGGGAAAAATGATCGAAATCACAGGATGCAATGGGCGTCAGGGAATTGATGCGGCGATAAGCCTCTTTGCGCATCAGCTCCTTGAGACATTGGCACTGACCGTCGTCGGTGAAACCTTCGTCCTCGCAGATAGGGCAAACCGGATGCAGGTCCAAATAATCGATGGGATAGCCATGCTGGAGGAGAAGGGTGTTGTACCGTTGCTGAAGCTGTTTGTTGTGGGCGGTGAGACGATCCATCTGCTGTTGGATATCCCCAGTAGCACCCAAAACCGAACGGGCCGCTTCTAAACTGGTCTGGGCCAGACGACGCTCGATCTCCAGAACCTCAGGGATTTTTTGAGCGATTTCCTGGCGACGTTGGGCCTGCTGCTGGCGGACAAGACCTCGCCGGCGGGAGAGCTCATCCAAAGCCGCCCCATAGATTTCCCGGCCGTATCCCATAGATCATTCCTCCTTTTTTACTCCAGGCATCACCTGGGTCATACGCTCGTAAGCGTCCAAGTCAAACGAAGCCGGACCGCTCAGGGAACTTTTATTCAGATTGGGCTTCCCTTTGTTCAAAACGGCCACTACATCCTTGGGCGTTTTGACGTTTGCCTTGTGCCACCGCTCCAGCACTTTGTTCATATAAGAAAAATTCAAGTTGCCCGTGTTGTTGACACATTCCTCATAAGCCATCCGGATGATATCGGTGGAAAAGGACCATTCCTGCATCCAGCGTTCCGTATAGGTGGCTTCCCGTGCGCTGGGGGAACGGGAGGAAATGCCCAAAGCCGAACACAGCTGATTCCAATTGCACTGGGCAGTATGGATTTGGGCGAGTTTACGTTCGGCCTTTTCTAGGGTGTCGATTTCCTCGTCCGCCCAGTTGACGGCCACTTTCTCGATGTATCGCATGCTGCATTTTTCTCTGGACTGGGCAAATTCGATAATCATTAAAATCACGCCGGTGGGAAGCCCGTTGTAATCGTGGAGCCATACAAGGGTGCTGATCTCGGCAGGGGAAAGAGGACGTCCAAATCGGATTTGGGTCTCCTGCAAAAGAAAAGCGATATCCTCGCACTCCTGAGCGCGCCTCAACACCTCTCGGCTGTCCGGCTTAGGGGACGGGGCAGGAATATGGCTTGGTTTTCCCGGAGAAGAAGGCGTGGAAACAGGGGCCTCCTGTTTTTCCGACACAGGATCGGCGTCCAAGGCGGGGGCCGACGGCTCGGATCCCTTTGCAGATGAAACGGATGTCTCATCTGCCGATGGGGAAGAGGACGGCGCAAATCCGTCGTCCATAGGGCTGAGGAGCCCGGCCTCCACCCAATATTGTAAGGCGTCCATGGTGTCCAACCGGGAGAGACCGATGGCACTTGCCACATCGTCGATACCGGCTTTTTCGCCGGCATGACGCAAAAGCCAGAGCAGAGCTTTGAGCTGGGCCGAACCGGCCAATTTTAAATGTTTGTCTACAACGGCGCTTGGAACAGCGAAAACCGCGTTCCAGGCGCCGAGATTAATACCATATTGCATCGGGCAACCCCCAATTGGATTTGATTTCATCCTTCTCAGATGGGATTTTTGATTTGAGTGCGGCCGGGATACCGCTTATGGAGTTTTTCCTGATAGGTCTTAGGACGGCTGTGGATGTATACGCTGAGTACCAATCCGATGCCGAGGAACAAAGTGCTGGTAGAGGAACCGCCGGCGCTGAAGAACGGAAGCGTTACGCCGATTACCGGCATCAAGCAGATGTTCATACCGATGTTGATAAAGGTTTGGGCCATCAAGGTGGCGAACATACCGATGCATAGGTAAGAGCCGACGGAGTCCTTGGCCATGGAAGAGATACGCATAATGCGCAGCAAAATGGCCACCAATATCAGAATAAGTACCAATGTACCTAAAAAACCGAAGGTTTCACCCGCTACAGAGAAGATAAAATCATTTTCTCGTTCAGGGAGTTTGATGCTTCCGCTTTCCACAATGCCTTTTCCCGTAAGCTGTCCGGAGCCGATCATCATACGGGCGTTGTTCTGCTGAAGCCCCAAATTCAAGGGATCGCTTTCCGGATGTAGAAAGATCATAAAACGATCTTTCTGGAAATCCTTTAAAACGTAAGTCCAGAATAAAGGGATGGCCACAACGATAAGGGACAATCCCACCACAAAATAACGGAGTTTTACACCGGCGGTGAACATCATCGCCAGGAAAATAAATACGAATACGAGGGCAGTACCGTCGTCCCCTTGGAGCGCCACCAGTCCCACCGGGATCATGCCGTGGACCACCAGGAGAACCAGATTGAGAGGGTCGTTCAGATGTTCTCCAGAATGGGATAAATGGAGGGAAAAAGTGATAATAAAGGCGATTTTCAGCAGTTCCGACGGCTGGAACCCGATGCCGATGCCTGGAATAATAAGCCAGGCCTTGTCGTCGGCCGCACCAGTATCCTGGCCGAAGAAATAGGTCATCACCATAAGCCCTACCGCAATAGGAGCGATAATCCACCAACAAGCGGTGATGGCCTCATAGTCAATGTTGGAGATAATAATGGCAGCGATGATCCCCAGTAAGACGGCGCCTACTTGAACGACCATTTTTCGATTAATGCTAAAACCAGCGATCTTGAACAGGGCAGCCGTACTGCCGGATTGCATAAAGGGCGATTGGGATGTGATCAGCAACAGCAAAAGGCCGTAACCGCAGGCGAATAAGCATAGAATCAACAACAGCTTATCCGTCTCGCGGAAGTAATTGCCGATAGCACCGAAGACTTTTTTCAATGAACTTCACCTCATATCCTGGTGTTTTTAAATCGGAAAAGAAATCACGTTATTACATTTTTACATTCAAAGCTTATCTCAAAAAAGAAACGCCGTCTTATTAAGGCGGCCCCTACTGCATAGTTACAGCCATTTTTTATTATACCGTTCCCTCCCGTCAAGTTCAAGCCAAATACTTTTAATTCGATGTTTTTTGTGCTATACTAAATAATGTTGTGTGAAAAACATCGAATTAACAAGAAAGGCGGCAGGTTCTCTATGGTTTTTGTGTCCCATTCATCGGCGCAGACAGAGCAGATTGGCCGACAATTGGCAGCTCGATTGTATCCAGGCTCGGTGGTGGCTTTGTACGGCGGATTGGGTATGGGGAAAACCGCTTTTGTACGAGGGTTGGCGTCCGGTTTGGATGTGGATGCCAAGGAGGTATCCAGTCCGACCTTTGCATTGGTTCATGAACATAATGGACGTCTTCCTCTTTTTCACTTTGATATGTATCGTGTGTCCGGATGGGATGATTTAGAATCCACCGGATTTTTTGATTATTTGCAGCGTAGCGGCGTAGTGGCGTTGGAATGGAGCGAGAATGTGGAAGGAGCCCTTCCGGAGGATGCGATCCACGTAACCATCGCTCCCGGCGAGGGGACAGATGACCGGATCATCACCATCCTGCCGGATCAGTCCTAAAAGGGGGAGTACTGTGCGAATTTTAGCAATTGATTCCACCGCTGTATCAGCATCCTGTGCGCTGATGGAGGAGCAAAAGCTGACGGCGGAGTTTTATATGAACTGTGGGCTGACCCACAGTGAAACCTTGATGCCCATGATAAACGACGTGCTGAGGTATACAGATACAACACCGCAAGAGATCGATTATCTGGCAGTGGCCGCCGGTCCGGGATCTTTTACCGGAGTGCGCATCGGCGTAGCGGCCATCAAGGGAATGGCGTTGGCGCTTGACCTGCCTTGCGTAGGGGTTTCTACGCTGGAGGCCATGGCCTGGAACTTGGTGGGCCGTGAAAAAACTACCGTATGCGCAGTGATGGACGCTCGTTGCAAACAGGTGTATCAGGCTTTTTTTGAGGTGGATGAGACATCGGTGACGAGGCGATGTGAGGATCGAGCCACTTCCATTGAACAGTTGGGACAGGAAATTGTAAAGGCGAATGAACCGGTTATGCTGGTGGGAGATGGCGCACAGCTCTGTATGCAAGAGTTGAAGAGCACAGGGCTTGTACAATTAGCGCCTTTGGCCATCCGATATCAAAGGGCCAGCGGCGTAGCCCAAGCAGCCGAGAAGGAAATCCATTTAGGAAACATTTTAAATGGTGACCAACTGCGGCCTGTTTATTTAAGATTACCTCAGGCAGAGCGGGAATTAAAAAAGAAAATTCAATCAGGAGGGGATCCGGTATGATCGCATTGGGATGTGACCACGGTGGATTTGAGCTCAAAGAAGCCATCCGTCGGCATTTGGAAGAGAATCATGTGGAGTATCGCGACTTTGGCATTTATGAGACCCAGTCGGTAGATTATCCGACTATAGGGAGTGCGGTATCCCATGCGGTGGCCGACGGCCAATGTAAACTGGGTATCCTCTGTTGTGGTACGGGTATCGGCATGTCCATAGCGGCAAATAAAGTCAAAGGGATAAGGGCGGCTTGCTGTTCCGATTATTTTTCCGCCAAATACACCAGACTCCACAACGACGCCAATGTTTTATGTCTGGGTGGACGAGTACTGGGAGAGGGTCTGGCACTGGAGCTGGTGGATGTGTTTTTAAACACCGAGTTCGAGGGAGGCCGTCATCAGCGCCGCATCGATATGTTGTCTCAGATTGAAAGGGACGAGCTTTAAAAGCCGGATCAGTGACTAAGCTGACATGCATGCAGCTTGATACATTATAATAAAAAGGGAGAGGATAGGTATGAACGATCAGTTAACTGTTTTATCCCATCCCCTGGTGGGGCATATCATGACCGAACTGCGGGATCAAAATACTTCCCCGCATCAGTTTCGCGCTTTGGTGCGCAAGTTGTCGATGCTACTCTGTTACGAGGCGACCAGGGATCTTCCCACAGTGGAAAAGCAAGTCATTACTCCCGTAGCGCCGGCTCAGGGAGTGATGGTAGACCAATCCAAGCTGGTATTTTTGCCAATCCTGAGAGCTGGTTTGGGGATGCTGGATGGAGCGTTGGAGCTGGTTCCAGACGCTTCAGTAGGGCATTTGGGGATGTATCGGGATGAGGAAACGCTGACACCAGTTCATTATTATACGAAACTCCCTCCTCAATTTGAAGGGCGAGGAGCCGTTATCTTAGATCCCATGTTGGCTACCGGAGGTTCAGCGGTAGATGCTGTGGAAAAAGCAGCGTCGTATGGTCCGGCTTGGATCAAGTTTTTGTGTATCCTTTCGGCCCCTCAGGGGATTGAGAAATTATCCAAAGCCTATCCGGATGTAAAAATTTATACCGCGGCTGTAGATCAGTGTCTCAACGACCATGGATATATTGTGCCCGGTCTGGGCGACGCCGGTGACCGCATTTTTGGCACGGTAGGATAATCGGTGAGAAAAGAAAAAACAGCTTGACATCAGGTCGGATAACTGCTATAATATTTTGAGAAAAGAAAGCAGAGTGCCTTATGGGTGCTCTCACCCTTCCGATTCCGTTCGCGGAGGCGTTCATAACAATGGTAGTCCTGTGGAGGATTATCATGCCATGTTGTGTTCAAACACGGACGGAAAAGGTCGCTTTTCCATCCGTGTTTTTTTGTGGCGGCAAGACGCCGTCACCATTTTGCCCATTCAGGGCCTTGGAGGTGCTTTGGTATTAGCAAGGAAATGCAAATCAACGAACAGATCCGCGATAGGGAAGTCCGTGTCATCGGAGCGGACGGCGGTCAGATTGGCATCATGTCTGCACGTGATGCACAGAGAATTGCTTATGAGAAAAATCTCGATCTGGTAAAAATTTCGCCCACGGCCAATCCGCCTGTATGCCGCATCATGGATTACGGCAAGTACCGCTTTGAGCAGGCCAAGCGCGAGAAGGAAGCCAGAAAAAATCAACACATCGTCGAAATCAAAGAGGTTCGTCTTTCCCTGAACATCGATACGCATGACTTCAATACCAAGGTGAACCATGCCATGCGCTTTTTGCAAGAGGGCAATAAGGTAAAGGTTTCCATCCGTTTTCGTGGACGTGAAATGGGCCATCCCGAGATTGGCACCGAGATCATGCAGCGGTTTGCCGAAGCAGTCAGCGAGTGCGGCGGGGTTGAGAAACAGCCCAAACTGGAGGGCCGTCATATGATTATGTTCGTGTCGGCCAAGACCCAGAAACCGGCCAAAAAAGAAAAGGAAGCCGGACCGCGCTAGATTCCAGAAGGGTTTTGTGCGGGTTTATCAAATCTAAGGAGGAAATACCATCATGCCTAAGATGAAGACTCACAGCGGCGCCAAAAAGCGCTTCAAACTTTCCAAAAACGGCAAGGTCATCCGTGCCCATGCCAACAAATCCCACATCCTCACCAAGAAGAATACCAAGCGTAAACGCAACCTGCGTAAGACTTCTGTGGCCGACGTTACCAATGTCAAGGCCGTCAAGAGACTCATCCCTTATAAATAAGGAGCACTTTGACCAATTGGGGCGTTTTGCCCAATCCCAGATAACGGAGGTATAATGAGAAATGGCTCGTATTAAAGGCGCAATGATGACGCGCAAAAGAAGAAAAAAGACTCTGAAACTGGCCAAAGGTTATTTTGGCGCAAAGTCCAAGCTGTTTAGAACTGCCAAACAGGCCGTGATGAAATCCGGTCAGTATGCATACATCGGCCGCCGCCACAAGAAACGCGATTTCCGTCGCCTGTGGATCACCCGTATTTCGGCTGCTTGCCGCATGAATGATATGAATTATTCCACCTTTATGAATGGCCTGAAGAAGGCTGGCATCTCCCTTAACCGCAAGATGCTGGCTGAGATCGCTGTCTCTGATGAGGCCGGTTTTAAGGCTCTGGTGGAAAAAGCCAAGGCTGCTTTGGCTGCCTAATAGATGCATCTTTCAGACGCCCGGGACTTTTCCCGGGCGTATTTATTAGGTGGAGAAAAGAAGAGGAGGGTTCAAAATTGGTATTTCAGTTGGACAGCCGGGAAAATCCGAAAGTAAAGCATTTTATAAGGCTTCTGAACAACGGAAAATATCGGGAGGAACAAGGGCTTTTCGCCATCGAAGGCGCGAGGCTTTGTATGGATGCTTTGCAAAGTGGAATACCAATAGCGGAACTTTTTTACACCGAAGAAGCGGCAAAAAAGTATAATACAATTGTCGCGGATTTGGGACAAAAGGCATTGAAAACCTATCAAATTTCCGAAGGGATTGCTAAAAAAATGGGCGATACCACCCATCCCCAGGGGGTATTTTGCACCTGTAAGACGCTTGACAAACCAGATGACTTGGTTACAATAGGAACAGACAGCCGCATCTTGGCCATGGAAAACATCCAAGACCCTGCCAATCTAGGCGCCATGCTTCGTACCGCTGAAGCGGTGGGGATAAAGGGAGTAATTTGTTCGGCTGGATGCTGTGATATGTACCATCCCAAAGTGCTGAGAGCTTCTATGGGAGCGGTCTTTCGATTGTCCGTCCGGCTGGAAGAAAACCTGCCCAAAATGCTTCGAGGTTTGACGGGGATGGGCGTGCTGACTATGGCGGCGGTACCGGATGCGTCGGCATGTCCGGTGACCTCGCTTCGGTTTGACAGAAGTGCAGTGGCGGTGATCGGAAATGAGGGCAACGGTTTAACCAAAGAGGCCATTGAGGCGTGCGAGGTCCGTGTGACTATCCCCATGAAGGGCCGTGCAGAATCCTTAAATGCGTCCATGGCAGCTGGTATTCTCATGTGGGAGATGCTGCGGTAAAATTTCCTGAAAGGAATGGATCATGAACGACCAAAACGACGTGATCGGTTGGATCTGGCTGCAAAAGGCGTTGGGAGTAGCCAGTCCAAAGGTACGCGCCATTCATCAGGCCTATGGCTCGGCCCGTCAATTTTACGATGCGGGACCAACGGAATGGCGGTTATCGGGGCTTGTGACGGCCGCCGATGTTCACAAGTTGTGCGATACGGACTTCGCTCAATGTGAAAAAATCATCGACGATTGTCAGAGGCTCCACTATCAAATCCTAACGCCCGATCAGGAAGGGTATCCCAACCGCCTTTTAAATATTGACGACTATCCTGCGGTGTTATACATTTGGGGCGACCTGGGCGACGTAGACAATGAGATTCTCATCTCCATGGTCGGGACGCGAATGGCTTCACCCTACGGACGAAATGTGGCTGGACGTCTTTCAACAACCTTGGCAAAAGCGGGAGCTGTGATTGTCAGCGGCGCCGCTTATGGGATTGACACAGTATGTCATAAAGGTGCGCTGCGGGGAGGCGGACGGACTATCGCCGTGTTGGGATGCGGCATTGATACGCGGTATCTGGTGGAAAATGAACAGCTTCGCCGGACCATTTCCCAAAACGGCGCTGTTATTTCAGAGTATCCGCCGGGAGCAGCAGCTGCACCCCGTAATTTTCCCATCCGCAACCGTCTGATTTCCGGTTTATCCTTGGGAACGGTGGTAATCGAAGCCGGTGTCCGCAGTGGTTCCCTGATCACAGCTCACAGAGCTATCGAACAAGGTCGGGATGTATTTGCTGTTCCGGGCAGTATTATGAGCGAATACTCTGCCGGATGCAACAAACTGCTAGGCGAATGCGCTAAACCGGTGGGTTGCGCTTATGATATTTTATCGGAGTACGTGGATCAGTATCCTCATTGCATCCGCCTGGATTTACCAGAGGTGCATGAAAAGGCCCACAGCGATATGAAACCGTGGGAGAGTAAGCCATCGCCGGTCCAATCGAGGCCGTCGGCTGCATCGGAGTCAAAACCACGGTCGGTTCTAAAAAGGCCGGTTACAAAGACTAAGGATGCGCTTGGAGACGGATCATCTCAAAAAGAGCCATACCGTCAAGAGGTACAGGAAGCGGCGCTTCCATCCAGCTTGTCGTTGACGCCAGAGGCAAAACAGCTCTACCGACTTCTGGATGAAACACCGCAGCATGTGGATGAACTGGCTCATAAAAGCGGCCTGACCTCTTATGTTGTGGCGGCAGCCATGACAGAGCTGGAAATCGCTCATTTAATTCGTCCGCATGTGGGACGACGGTTTTCCCGGATTGTGGTACGCCGCCGGTCCTAAACTATTGCTATTTTACTTTTACTGCATTGGCAGAACATGAAATAAGGAAGGTAAGTCGATGTCCAATTTAGTCATAGTTGAGTCCCCCGCCAAGGCCAAGACCATTCAGAAATACTTGGGTTCTGATTATGAGGTGTTGGCATCCATGGGCCATGTCCGAGATCTGCCCAAAAGCAAATTGGGTGTGGACGTTGAGCACGACTTTCAGCCTCAATATTTGGATATTAAGGGAAAAGGCGATCTAATTAAAAAGTTAAAACAGACCGCTGCCAAAAGTTCGCATATCTATCTGGCAACCGACCCTGACCGTGAAGGGGAGGCTATTTCGTGGCACTTGTCCCAGATGCTGGGATTGAATGAGGAGGATCCCAACCGCGTGACCTTTAATGAGATCACCAAAAGCGGCGTGCAGTCCGGGATGGAGCATCCCAGGAAGATCGACTTGGATCTGGTCAACGCCCAGCAGGCCCGCCGCATTTTGGACCGTATTGTAGGCTATAAGATCAGTCCGTTTTTGTGGCGCAAGGTGCGTCGGGGACTGTCGGCCGGACGTGTACAGTCGGTGGCGGTGCGCATCATTGTGGACCGGGAGAAGGAGATCGAAAAATTTAAGCCGGAGGAATACTGGACCCTGGATGCCAAGATGCGCAAGAAAGGGTATCAGAAGCAGTTCGGCGCCACCTTCTACGGTGACCAAAAGGGCAAGATCAAGCTGCACAACAAGGAGGAAGCCGACGCTATTCTGGCGAAGCTCCAGGATGCAGAATACATCGTTTCCAATGTCAAAAAGAGCATCCGCCGCAAATCGCCGGCGCCGCCTTTTATCACCTCCACTCTCCAGCAGGAGGCGTCCCGTAAATTGGGATTTCAGGCCCGCCGTACCATGAAGGCCGCTCAGGAGCTTTACGAAGGCGTAGAAGTGGCCGGTATGGGGGCCGTCGGTCTTATCACCTATATGCGTACCGATTCGCTGCGCATTTCGGAGGAGGCCCGTGCCGCCGCCACCGGCTATATCCGGGACACTTGGGGAGACAAGTATCTGCCGGAGAAACCCCGGTATTTTAAATCCAGGGCCAGCGCCCAGGACGCCCATGAAGCCATCCGTCCCACAATGCCCGATCTTTCCCCCGACAAGGTTAAGGATAGCCTGACCGGCGATCAGTATAAGCTGTATAAGCTGATCTGGGAACGCTTTATCGCCAGTCTGATGGCAAATGCTGTGTACGACACCGTACAGGCCGATATCGCGGCGGGGGAATATATTTTTAAAGCGTCGGGCCGTACCGTCCGTTTCGATGGATACACCGTCCTGTACGAGGAGAGCAAGGACGATGAGGAGAAGGAAGGCGGAGCCCTGCCTCCTTTGGAGAAGGACGATCCGCTGATTCTCAAGGAGCTCAAAGGCAATCAGCATTTCACTCAGCCTCCTCCAAGGTACACCGAAGCATCCCTCATCAAGGCGCTGGAAGAAAAGGGGATCGGCCGGCCGTCTACCTATGCCCCGACCATTACGACTATTTTGGCGCGGGAGTATGTGGAGCGTGACGGAAAAGCACTCAAGCCTACGGTGCTGGGCGACGTCATTACCCAATTGATGAAGGATCATTTTAAGGATATCGTGGATGTAGGGTTCACGGCCCACATGGAAGACGATCTGGACAATGTGGAAGCCGGTAAGATCAACTGGGTGGATACCCTTCACCAGTTTTACGATGGATTTGAGCAAACCCTGGAAAAGGCTGAAAAGGAAATGGACGGTACCCGCGTCAAAATCCCGGACGAGGAGACCGACGAGGTGTGTGAGCTGTGCGGCCGTAAGATGGTGATCAAGGTGGGGCGGTTCGGGAAATTCCTGGCGTGCCCGGGATATCCGGAGTGTAAAAACACCAAGAAGCTGGTCAAGGAAACGGGTGGCTTCTGTCCCAAATGCGGCGCTCGGGTGCTTTTGAAAAAGTCCAAGAAGGGGCGTCCCTACTATGGATGTGAAAACAATCCCCGCTGCGACTTTATGACGTGGGATGAACCGCTCAAAGAGACCTGTCCTAAATGTGGGAAATCCCTTTTCCGCAAAAAAGGGAAAAATGCCAAAATTTACTGCGCCAATGAGGAATGCGGTTACGAAAGAGCGGTTGAGA
This genomic window contains:
- a CDS encoding ATP-binding protein, which gives rise to MGYGREIYGAALDELSRRRGLVRQQQAQRRQEIAQKIPEVLEIERRLAQTSLEAARSVLGATGDIQQQMDRLTAHNKQLQQRYNTLLLQHGYPIDYLDLHPVCPICEDEGFTDDGQCQCLKELMRKEAYRRINSLTPIASCDFDHFSLEYYDLAPLEHGGVSPRQQMETILDYCQHYADTFSLHSSSILMQGPTGLGKTHLSLSIARAAIDRGFGVVYGSVQNLMSKLEQEKFGRGSNDDSARSLMECDLLILDDLGTEFTTQFVTASIYNLINSRLLSAKPTIINTNLTMQELNDKYTQRITSRIIGGYDRLVFMGRDIRQQKRMGY
- a CDS encoding DnaD domain protein, coding for MQYGINLGAWNAVFAVPSAVVDKHLKLAGSAQLKALLWLLRHAGEKAGIDDVASAIGLSRLDTMDALQYWVEAGLLSPMDDGFAPSSSPSADETSVSSAKGSEPSAPALDADPVSEKQEAPVSTPSSPGKPSHIPAPSPKPDSREVLRRAQECEDIAFLLQETQIRFGRPLSPAEISTLVWLHDYNGLPTGVILMIIEFAQSREKCSMRYIEKVAVNWADEEIDTLEKAERKLAQIHTAQCNWNQLCSALGISSRSPSAREATYTERWMQEWSFSTDIIRMAYEECVNNTGNLNFSYMNKVLERWHKANVKTPKDVVAVLNKGKPNLNKSSLSGPASFDLDAYERMTQVMPGVKKEE
- a CDS encoding FtsW/RodA/SpoVE family cell cycle protein, whose amino-acid sequence is MKKVFGAIGNYFRETDKLLLILCLFACGYGLLLLLITSQSPFMQSGSTAALFKIAGFSINRKMVVQVGAVLLGIIAAIIISNIDYEAITACWWIIAPIAVGLMVMTYFFGQDTGAADDKAWLIIPGIGIGFQPSELLKIAFIITFSLHLSHSGEHLNDPLNLVLLVVHGMIPVGLVALQGDDGTALVFVFIFLAMMFTAGVKLRYFVVGLSLIVVAIPLFWTYVLKDFQKDRFMIFLHPESDPLNLGLQQNNARMMIGSGQLTGKGIVESGSIKLPERENDFIFSVAGETFGFLGTLVLILILVAILLRIMRISSMAKDSVGSYLCIGMFATLMAQTFINIGMNICLMPVIGVTLPFFSAGGSSTSTLFLGIGLVLSVYIHSRPKTYQEKLHKRYPGRTQIKNPI
- the tsaE gene encoding tRNA (adenosine(37)-N6)-threonylcarbamoyltransferase complex ATPase subunit type 1 TsaE, coding for MVFVSHSSAQTEQIGRQLAARLYPGSVVALYGGLGMGKTAFVRGLASGLDVDAKEVSSPTFALVHEHNGRLPLFHFDMYRVSGWDDLESTGFFDYLQRSGVVALEWSENVEGALPEDAIHVTIAPGEGTDDRIITILPDQS
- the tsaB gene encoding tRNA (adenosine(37)-N6)-threonylcarbamoyltransferase complex dimerization subunit type 1 TsaB, whose amino-acid sequence is MRILAIDSTAVSASCALMEEQKLTAEFYMNCGLTHSETLMPMINDVLRYTDTTPQEIDYLAVAAGPGSFTGVRIGVAAIKGMALALDLPCVGVSTLEAMAWNLVGREKTTVCAVMDARCKQVYQAFFEVDETSVTRRCEDRATSIEQLGQEIVKANEPVMLVGDGAQLCMQELKSTGLVQLAPLAIRYQRASGVAQAAEKEIHLGNILNGDQLRPVYLRLPQAERELKKKIQSGGDPV
- the rpiB gene encoding ribose 5-phosphate isomerase B, giving the protein MIALGCDHGGFELKEAIRRHLEENHVEYRDFGIYETQSVDYPTIGSAVSHAVADGQCKLGILCCGTGIGMSIAANKVKGIRAACCSDYFSAKYTRLHNDANVLCLGGRVLGEGLALELVDVFLNTEFEGGRHQRRIDMLSQIERDEL
- the upp gene encoding uracil phosphoribosyltransferase, whose amino-acid sequence is MNDQLTVLSHPLVGHIMTELRDQNTSPHQFRALVRKLSMLLCYEATRDLPTVEKQVITPVAPAQGVMVDQSKLVFLPILRAGLGMLDGALELVPDASVGHLGMYRDEETLTPVHYYTKLPPQFEGRGAVILDPMLATGGSAVDAVEKAASYGPAWIKFLCILSAPQGIEKLSKAYPDVKIYTAAVDQCLNDHGYIVPGLGDAGDRIFGTVG
- the infC gene encoding translation initiation factor IF-3, translated to MQINEQIRDREVRVIGADGGQIGIMSARDAQRIAYEKNLDLVKISPTANPPVCRIMDYGKYRFEQAKREKEARKNQHIVEIKEVRLSLNIDTHDFNTKVNHAMRFLQEGNKVKVSIRFRGREMGHPEIGTEIMQRFAEAVSECGGVEKQPKLEGRHMIMFVSAKTQKPAKKEKEAGPR
- the rpmI gene encoding 50S ribosomal protein L35; protein product: MPKMKTHSGAKKRFKLSKNGKVIRAHANKSHILTKKNTKRKRNLRKTSVADVTNVKAVKRLIPYK
- the rplT gene encoding 50S ribosomal protein L20, which translates into the protein MARIKGAMMTRKRRKKTLKLAKGYFGAKSKLFRTAKQAVMKSGQYAYIGRRHKKRDFRRLWITRISAACRMNDMNYSTFMNGLKKAGISLNRKMLAEIAVSDEAGFKALVEKAKAALAA
- a CDS encoding TrmH family RNA methyltransferase, coding for MVFQLDSRENPKVKHFIRLLNNGKYREEQGLFAIEGARLCMDALQSGIPIAELFYTEEAAKKYNTIVADLGQKALKTYQISEGIAKKMGDTTHPQGVFCTCKTLDKPDDLVTIGTDSRILAMENIQDPANLGAMLRTAEAVGIKGVICSAGCCDMYHPKVLRASMGAVFRLSVRLEENLPKMLRGLTGMGVLTMAAVPDASACPVTSLRFDRSAVAVIGNEGNGLTKEAIEACEVRVTIPMKGRAESLNASMAAGILMWEMLR